The Mesoplodon densirostris isolate mMesDen1 chromosome 20, mMesDen1 primary haplotype, whole genome shotgun sequence genomic sequence GCCACAAGTACTTCATTTGCACCATGTTTTCCCAGGCTATAGTATCGGCAGTAGTGATTCCCATCAGGCTCTTCTTTCCTAGGGACACTTGCCAGGTCAAAATACAAGGTGTGTGTTTATTTCAGGAGCAAGTGCAAAAGAGAGCATGATCATTTGATGTCAGACATAGGTCAGGGATTCTCAAACTAGAATAGCTTCAATTGTTTTTTAGTACAGTAACATtcaattttgattaattttaaaatatacactgcATGCCACTGTATGCTTATGTTAAAGAGTGGTGTTATGAAATTAACccaaacaataaattttaaatcactCTGTGTCTAAACAGCCTATGCACTAATATCACAAAAAGCAAATGTGggcatttcacaaatattttccagAATCATTACATAATTAGAGGTACATAGAGTTTCTTGTAATATTAATACAGTGGTGTTTGAACACATGCATTTAAGAAGTGAAAAATCCCCATGGAAATTCACTTCATAAAATCAACACCCTGGAATGACTTACACTTTTCCAGATCCCTCATCCAAATCCTCAGCAGCTGAGCTCATTCTGAGTGAAACTGCATAAAAGTGATTACAAGAAAAAGTAGTAGAAGTTTGCAAAATAAGTAGTCGGtaattagaaatataattttgaacAAGGCAGCTTGGTGAGAAGGCTCAAAGGGAAAGTGAGGTCTTTTACAAAGACTTCTAAATCTTACAGGACAGATTCTAGTCAATTCAGATTACTTAGAAAATGGGGCCGATATACTCCAATGTGATGgacaatatattttaattaatatggtGTTCAGCCTTTAGATCCTGAAGGCAGGTTTAAACTATAAATCTTACGAATCAGAATTAAAATAGGAAGTAAGAATAAGAAAGCTTGTTGAGATAAAGTTTTTAAAGCAATCTGTCAGACCACAGGATATGGAATGAACATTCAAACTGTAGTGATGATGGTCATAATGAGAGCTAGGAAATTTTATGTCTTCAAAATAAAGACACTATAAATTCACAGGAATGATTTGGAAATGTCCAAAGAACGTAGATTAGAAATTAGGACAGAAGGAGTTAATGTTGTGTCAAATCTATCTAATTTATAATCTCTCTTTGCAGCTAGATTGTCTCAGAACTTGTTGAACTGTCTTCCTTTGATGTTATAAAAATACTTACCTACTTGCCAAGGTTGAGTGCAGTAAGCTAATTCATATTATGGTAAGGACTTAAAGGCAAAACTTTTATGTAATCTGTTCCCCAAGGGGTTAATAaaactctttctccttcttcatcagagaaagaaaatcagaattgtctcaacttaaatgtaaatgtggcTTAGGAATGACACTAATACCACTTGGCATTTCTTAAGTTAGCCTGCTCTTTCTACActggataaaaataaagaaaagaaagcatctAAAACAGAACCGCCCTATTACAACCCAACTTTGCCCATGAAAGCAGAAATTTTCTGGCCTGCATCTATGCGCTTTTTCCACTTTCCGTAGCCTCCCACACTATAATGACTTATGCATGGAATTCAGggactttatattttcttatgaATGCCAACATGGAAAATGTGAATGCTGACCATTTTCAAAGATACTCACAGACCCTTAAAGAAACGGAATAGTATCCAGAATGATATTTGGTCAGTCTGGGATACCAAAATTCTAGTACATTCCTGGTCTTTACAAGATGGGAATATTACCTCTCTGGCATGTGCTTAGTCAGAATAGCTTGCGATTTTTGGTGGGGAGTCAGAGTCCTTTTCAATAGACTGAAGTGACCCAAAACCAGCACTTCAGTTAATCTTGTTTATGATTGAAATCAATAAGCCAATCCATGTTATGTGCTGACAGTTCTTGTGTGGTGTAAAAACTGGAAGTGTCTGCTCTTgaataagatttttcttttacagtCCAGTCATTAGGTTTCATTATGGGACAACATTTGGATTAGTCATTTTTATAAGGTTGAGTTTACATTGGTATAATTTGTTGCCTTTAACTAAGGCTTTGAATAATTTAAGGCAAAAAGGATGGATACCTGGAATGTGTTTATATTCTGACCTTATCTTATGTCTGGTTTTCttgtttacttaaaattttatggCCAAATGCTAACAAAAGTATACAAACTAAACTCCTTAGAAGCCAAAGAGAATGAGACTGAAATTTCTGAAGAATTATTTCAGTTGTCTTATCATGCTCATGTCTTCTTTTTGGGTCACCCGAATTCCTGTCTGAAGAGTTTAGATTTTATATCTACTAAAGATGTGTGGAGGGAAGAGGTGGCATGGATGAAGTTTGTTGGCTCTCTAAGCCTGGGTCTTAGAACCGGGGCCTACTTTGAATCCAGGCTTACCTCCTAgatgtatgaccttgggcaagttatttaatttctctaagctTCAACAGTACTAGCTTGCTAGCGGGTCGTAGCAGCAATGAGATGCATGTAAATGTATTTATCCTAAGGCATTTTAAGTGGTGTGTGTTATGCTTTCTTATGCATGAATTATGTGTTAATATGAGCTAAACTGGATTACTCCATGTTTCTTAGTCACTCCCTGGAGTAAATGCATTCTGGTAGTTTGGGATCTGTATTAGCTCTTTCACACACTAATACATTACACATGCTGTCCCTATAGCTCAAGTTTTGCATGAACAGTTCCCTGGTGGCCTTCAGTGCAATTCAAACCAAACAGCCAATAGATTTCTGTAACGATTTGTGTCCACAAAAGTAAATCAGGAAAGCATCTAAGCTAGAGCAACTGGTTTCTTCCAGTGAATTTTATTAGTATAGCAATCCAAATATTTTCCTAACggaattttaaatattcaatatgTATATCTTTATTCGTTAATAGATCAATCAATCCAGCTGCATTTAAAAGTATTGTTAATGATTTTCGACCAGAAATATTGAATGTGAAATTGTCTTCTACTATTAGGCTGCTTCTTAAAGAAATAACCTTATTAAGGCTATTAAATAGAAGCTTTATACAATCTCTTAATCGTTCATAGCACAGCTTAAGTGCTCTCTTTTCCAAGATATATTTTGACTTTAGAACTATATCCTGAACtatgtatatttctttaattttttaataggtGGTGCAATGACAAAACTTACTCTCTTCTTCAATCAGTGAATTTGAAGTAATCTTTCATCGTTTCATCTCCTTTAGTCTCATATGGAATGTATCCCTCTATCTGTTGTTAAACTACGATGACATGTCTGtagctatcagaaagagaagcTGGGAAGAACATGTGACCCAATGGATGGGACAGCCTTTTAATTCTGATGATTGTAACACAGCATGTCATCATGGACTAGTAGCTGACAGCTTGCAGGCAAGTATGGAAAAAGATGCAACTCTAAATGTGGACCGCAAAGAAAGGTGTGTTTCACTACCAGACTGCTGTCATGGCTCAGAGCTGAGAGATATTCCTGGGAGGCCAATGGGTCACATTTCAAAGGAGGTGGATGAAGATGACAGCCATGAAGGTGAAGATCAGTTTCTTTCTCTGGAGGCCAGCACGGAAACACTAGTGCATGTTTCTGATGAGGATACTGATTCTGATCTATATCTTACAGATGATAAACAGATTTTAACTACTCAAGGGCCTAAAACGTCAGACCAACATAGCATCAAAGGAGCAGGCTCCTTAGGAAAGACGCCGCCCATCATGGAAAGTAACCAAGGTTCTTATGACTCCTGGGGAATGGCTGGTGGAGCTGATTTAGTGCTGGTAGAGGAAAAGGGGGACAGAAAAGTTGTTGACATGGTGAGTAAAAGCCTGGAGCTTTGTAAGGATATAAGCCTAAGTGAAGTAAAAGATGCACCCAAAATGAATGCATGTGATTCTTTGAATGTGAAAGATATTGTGCCAGAAAAGCAATTGCTTAATTCTGCTGTAATTGCTCAGCATCGAAGGAAACCCGACTTCCCTAAAGATGAACATGAAAGAAACACCTGCAGTGCAGTACAAGATGAGTTCTTGGCTATTCCTTGTGCGGACAGAGGACTGCCATTATTCAAAACAGATTCTGGAAGCTGCCTTCTGCAGCCTCCTTCCTGCCCTAGTGGAATGTCAGCTGAAAATGGCCTGGAGAAGAGTGGTTTCTCAGAACATCAAAACAGAAGTCTTCCAAAGGTCAACTCAGGAGATGGCATGCAGTGTTTACACATAAAGGAGACTCTGGCCACCCATGAACCCACAGATAACCAAGTCAGACTTCGTAAAAGAAAGGTAAGACGCATGCACCTATCATCTGGCTTTTGGAATTTTGTAAATATCCTTGTTTCTGTCACTTATCATTTTGCTAGAGTTAAAAAGATATGTGGACATTTCTTTTGCCCACTAGTGTAGCTGTATGCCTCAAAGAGCATCTTCTTGGGGGAAAtcatcaaaatatgtaaaaattaaaacaggatAACCTATCCATTTCactaataatatttataatggtTCATGAACATTCTATTTTGGAATTGTGTTGAAGACAGAACTGGTTTCACTTTCTTTGGCTGAAATTAAATAGCCACCAGATAGTTCAAAGCCTATCTAAAGAGTGATCTCTAATTTTTAGAAAGAATGTCatggtaatttttaattaaaattgtttatttcagcttgcttctttttccctttaaaaagtatattttattataataaaagttgtataaatcacatattttaaatgaGCCCTTTGCATATACCAAGGCAACAgtaccccctcccccaaaatatGCTAATCCTATTTTAAATGATACCCTGGCACATTTGCTATCTATAGCTacatgaactttttttaaaactcttgacCAAAAATGATGAATAACTGAAGTAAATTTTTATGCTGAGGCACCTTTGACTAATCCTGTAGATGCCATGATCCCCCAAGAAGTTTCCAAGTGAGAGACACAAGGATTGGAAGGAACCACATGGATCGTGGTTTAGTTAGAGAACTCTTGACCAAAGTTTGTCATACATTTAGGATTTCCCCAGCATTCTTCCCATGTTGTAATACTCTATAATCCTGATGTAAATACAAGTACAATTTCTTCTGTAAATCCAACATGCCCATTGGCatcaaaaaaaccctgcagattGGACACTTTGGTGTAACATCCTTGCCCTTCTCTTGATATAATACTAATCCATAATTCCTATTCTCCTAAGACAAAACTAAGGTTCTTAGTTCTGTTCAACTGGGGCTAtctacaatgagaaaaaaaaatcttcaactcTCTTTTGGTGAAGAAATCTGGTTTCCATAAACTGTAGTTTTGCTAACAAACTAGATCAGTAACATGTCATAAGTTAAAGTGAAGTCAAGGACTTTACAGCAAAGATCAATGTGCTCAAACTACATGCCAACGGAGCTTTCTGTGCTTCTGGCGAACTCTTCCTTCCTtacataaattgttttaaaaagttaatgctGCATAATGTTGTTATGATTGGACTGCTCAGGTCGCTTTttcagaaatgtctatatagTGTATCAAatctgttggagggaatgtagtAATGACGTAAGAAAGTATTAACTGACCTATGACATAGCTTCCCTAAAATAAGACAGACCCTGCCCAACTGCCGACAGAAACATTAAACATTCCAGAAACATATGCTCACCACTTGGACATTTATATCAATACTAAGAATGCTGGAAAGAATTTGCTCTTGGACATGTCACTATAGCATAGTTGCATTACAAGAGCCATAATTATATCTCATTTACAAGTTCTAacttaaatattctattttaagcATTTCATCATTCTAAAGTGTTGTGGTATTGTCTGGTGGAGTATTTGTTTTGACTCTACAACTCATTTGGGATGCTTTGTAATAAACAGATTAAGTGCAAAGTTTCAGGTTTGGAATTTACTCTGGGGAAGTATGATTGTGGGAGAAGCCTCTAGAAGCAAAGTGTGTAGGAATTTTTGTTCTACCTGATGTTGAATGAGTGTCGAAATACCTTCAAGTTGTGCACTAACCACTAActttac encodes the following:
- the DLC1 gene encoding rho GTPase-activating protein 7 isoform X11, producing MSVAIRKRSWEEHVTQWMGQPFNSDDCNTACHHGLVADSLQASMEKDATLNVDRKERCVSLPDCCHGSELRDIPGRPMGHISKEVDEDDSHEGEDQFLSLEASTETLVHVSDEDTDSDLYLTDDKQILTTQGPKTSDQHSIKGAGSLGKTPPIMESNQGSYDSWGMAGGADLVLVEEKGDRKVVDMVSKSLELCKDISLSEVKDAPKMNACDSLNVKDIVPEKQLLNSAVIAQHRRKPDFPKDEHERNTCSAVQDEFLAIPCADRGLPLFKTDSGSCLLQPPSCPSGMSAENGLEKSGFSEHQNRSLPKVNSGDGMQCLHIKETLATHEPTDNQVRLRKRKEIREDRDRVRLDSMLLLIMKLDQLDQDIENALSTSSSPSGTPTNLRRQVPDLESGSESGADNTSVNQTQINLSSNTESTDLPSSTPVASSGTKPKSMAIPGTSEKEKAEVLQDDL
- the DLC1 gene encoding rho GTPase-activating protein 7 isoform X8, which produces MSVAIRKRSWEEHVTQWMGQPFNSDDCNTACHHGLVADSLQASMEKDATLNVDRKERCVSLPDCCHGSELRDIPGRPMGHISKEVDEDDSHEGEDQFLSLEASTETLVHVSDEDTDSDLYLTDDKQILTTQGPKTSDQHSIKGAGSLGKTPPIMESNQGSYDSWGMAGGADLVLVEEKGDRKVVDMVSKSLELCKDISLSEVKDAPKMNACDSLNVKDIVPEKQLLNSAVIAQHRRKPDFPKDEHERNTCSAVQDEFLAIPCADRGLPLFKTDSGSCLLQPPSCPSGMSAENGLEKSGFSEHQNRSLPKVNSGDGMQCLHIKETLATHEPTDNQVRLRKRKEIREDRDRVRLDSMLLLIMKLDQLDQDIENALSTSSSPSGTPTNLRRQVPDLESGSESGADNTSVNQTQINLSSNTESTDLPSSTPVASSGTKPKSMAIPGTSEKEKAEIEAKEACDWLRAAGFPQYAQLYEDLLFPIDISLVKREHDFLDRDAIEALCRVLVRIKTKSHT
- the DLC1 gene encoding rho GTPase-activating protein 7 isoform X10, with product MSVAIRKRSWEEHVTQWMGQPFNSDDCNTACHHGLVADSLQASMEKDATLNVDRKERCVSLPDCCHGSELRDIPGRPMGHISKEVDEDDSHEGEDQFLSLEASTETLVHVSDEDTDSDLYLTDDKQILTTQGPKTSDQHSIKGAGSLGKTPPIMESNQGSYDSWGMAGGADLVLVEEKGDRKVVDMVSKSLELCKDISLSEVKDAPKMNACDSLNVKDIVPEKQLLNSAVIAQHRRKPDFPKDEHERNTCSAVQDEFLAIPCADRGLPLFKTDSGSCLLQPPSCPSGMSAENGLEKSGFSEHQNRSLPKVNSGDGMQCLHIKETLATHEPTDNQVRLRKRKEIREDRDRVRLDSMLLLIMKLDQLDQDIENALSTSSSPSGTPTNLRRQVPDLESGSESGADNTSVNQTQINLSSNTESTDLPSSTPVASSGTKPKSMAIPGTSEKEKAGEEKFKVCIQGQ
- the DLC1 gene encoding rho GTPase-activating protein 7 isoform X7: MSVAIRKRSWEEHVTQWMGQPFNSDDCNTACHHGLVADSLQASMEKDATLNVDRKERCVSLPDCCHGSELRDIPGRPMGHISKEVDEDDSHEGEDQFLSLEASTETLVHVSDEDTDSDLYLTDDKQILTTQGPKTSDQHSIKGAGSLGKTPPIMESNQGSYDSWGMAGGADLVLVEEKGDRKVVDMVSKSLELCKDISLSEVKDAPKMNACDSLNVKDIVPEKQLLNSAVIAQHRRKPDFPKDEHERNTCSAVQDEFLAIPCADRGLPLFKTDSGSCLLQPPSCPSGMSAENGLEKSGFSEHQNRSLPKVNSGDGMQCLHIKETLATHEPTDNQVRLRKRKEIREDRDRVRLDSMLLLIMKLDQLDQDIENALSTSSSPSGTPTNLRRQVPDLESGSESGADNTSVNQTQINLSSNTESTDLPSSTPVASSGTKPKSMAIPGTSEKEKAGLGESEQCQVYHKRGNPREQHPYLGDQHADLQLSCLAAEWGRQHPMNICGEKNCNHVCSGMGLTTTVTVEER
- the DLC1 gene encoding rho GTPase-activating protein 7 isoform X5, which translates into the protein MSVAIRKRSWEEHVTQWMGQPFNSDDCNTACHHGLVADSLQASMEKDATLNVDRKERCVSLPDCCHGSELRDIPGRPMGHISKEVDEDDSHEGEDQFLSLEASTETLVHVSDEDTDSDLYLTDDKQILTTQGPKTSDQHSIKGAGSLGKTPPIMESNQGSYDSWGMAGGADLVLVEEKGDRKVVDMVSKSLELCKDISLSEVKDAPKMNACDSLNVKDIVPEKQLLNSAVIAQHRRKPDFPKDEHERNTCSAVQDEFLAIPCADRGLPLFKTDSGSCLLQPPSCPSGMSAENGLEKSGFSEHQNRSLPKVNSGDGMQCLHIKETLATHEPTDNQVRLRKRKEIREDRDRVRLDSMLLLIMKLDQLDQDIENALSTSSSPSGTPTNLRRQVPDLESGSESGADNTSVNQTQINLSSNTESTDLPSSTPVASSGTKPKSMAIPGTSEKEKAEIEAKEACDWLRAAGFPQYAQLYEDLLFPIDISLVKREHDFLDRDAIEALCSLKCSYPVLGIRASSVLCDLHWLHWLLPPSEKLPPIKRRFL
- the DLC1 gene encoding rho GTPase-activating protein 7 isoform X6, whose protein sequence is MSVAIRKRSWEEHVTQWMGQPFNSDDCNTACHHGLVADSLQASMEKDATLNVDRKERCVSLPDCCHGSELRDIPGRPMGHISKEVDEDDSHEGEDQFLSLEASTETLVHVSDEDTDSDLYLTDDKQILTTQGPKTSDQHSIKGAGSLGKTPPIMESNQGSYDSWGMAGGADLVLVEEKGDRKVVDMVSKSLELCKDISLSEVKDAPKMNACDSLNVKDIVPEKQLLNSAVIAQHRRKPDFPKDEHERNTCSAVQDEFLAIPCADRGLPLFKTDSGSCLLQPPSCPSGMSAENGLEKSGFSEHQNRSLPKVNSGDGMQCLHIKETLATHEPTDNQVRLRKRKEIREDRDRVRLDSMLLLIMKLDQLDQDIENALSTSSSPSGTPTNLRRQVPDLESGSESGADNTSVNQTQINLSSNTESTDLPSSTPVASSGTKPKSMAIPGTSEKEKAGNFSLPLYLKFLPSASHVSSPCKMHVGSDHHPQCYCPGPSRRRLQPVFLPSPLNWPPYLYPCPPPVRCSKRGSLTGCF
- the DLC1 gene encoding rho GTPase-activating protein 7 isoform X9; this encodes MSVAIRKRSWEEHVTQWMGQPFNSDDCNTACHHGLVADSLQASMEKDATLNVDRKERCVSLPDCCHGSELRDIPGRPMGHISKEVDEDDSHEGEDQFLSLEASTETLVHVSDEDTDSDLYLTDDKQILTTQGPKTSDQHSIKGAGSLGKTPPIMESNQGSYDSWGMAGGADLVLVEEKGDRKVVDMVSKSLELCKDISLSEVKDAPKMNACDSLNVKDIVPEKQLLNSAVIAQHRRKPDFPKDEHERNTCSAVQDEFLAIPCADRGLPLFKTDSGSCLLQPPSCPSGMSAENGLEKSGFSEHQNRSLPKVNSGDGMQCLHIKETLATHEPTDNQVRLRKRKEIREDRDRVRLDSMLLLIMKLDQLDQDIENALSTSSSPSGTPTNLRRQVPDLESGSESGADNTSVNQTQINLSSNTESTDLPSSTPVASSGTKPKSMAIPGTSEKEKAERKSSGTTSISR
- the DLC1 gene encoding rho GTPase-activating protein 7 isoform X12, with product MSVAIRKRSWEEHVTQWMGQPFNSDDCNTACHHGLVADSLQASMEKDATLNVDRKERCVSLPDCCHGSELRDIPGRPMGHISKEVDEDDSHEGEDQFLSLEASTETLVHVSDEDTDSDLYLTDDKQILTTQGPKTSDQHSIKGAGSLGKTPPIMESNQGSYDSWGMAGGADLVLVEEKGDRKVVDMVSKSLELCKDISLSEVKDAPKMNACDSLNVKDIVPEKQLLNSAVIAQHRRKPDFPKDEHERNTCSAVQDEFLAIPCADRGLPLFKTDSGSCLLQPPSCPSGMSAENGLEKSGFSEHQNRSLPKVNSGDGMQCLHIKETLATHEPTDNQVRLRKRKEIREDRDRVRLDSMLLLIMKLDQLDQDIENALSTSSSPSGTPTNLRRQVPDLESGSESGADNTSVNQTQINLSSNTESTDLPSSTPVASSGTKPKSMCARYGSTVQNQTKQRLCP
- the DLC1 gene encoding rho GTPase-activating protein 7 isoform X13; amino-acid sequence: MSVAIRKRSWEEHVTQWMGQPFNSDDCNTACHHGLVADSLQASMEKDATLNVDRKERCVSLPDCCHGSELRDIPGRPMGHISKEVDEDDSHEGEDQFLSLEASTETLVHVSDEDTDSDLYLTDDKQILTTQGPKTSDQHSIKGAGSLGKTPPIMESNQGSYDSWGMAGGADLVLVEEKGDRKVVDMVSKSLELCKDISLSEVKDAPKMNACDSLNVKDIVPEKQLLNSAVIAQHRRKPDFPKDEHERNTCSAVQDEFLAIPCADRGLPLFKTDSGSCLLQPPSCPSGMSAENGLEKSGFSEHQNRSLPKVNSGDGMQCLHIKETLATHEPTDNQVRLRKRKEIREDRDRVRLDSMLLLIMKLDQLDQDIENALSTSSSPSGTPTNLRRQVPDLESGSESGADNTSVNQTQINLSSNTESTDLPSSTPVASSGTKPKSMAIPGTSEKEKAGY